Proteins co-encoded in one Arachis hypogaea cultivar Tifrunner chromosome 13, arahy.Tifrunner.gnm2.J5K5, whole genome shotgun sequence genomic window:
- the LOC140172882 gene encoding uncharacterized protein, producing the protein MGCYYYTENGTTSSTPSELLPHCFCSRPSHYPTLFSFITSSPPPSPHHPHHPHHPHPLSPTSAPLHSPAYPPHHQHHHHHSPAPAPVAHHHLPPTPTPTPLHPPHYTPTPAPAHPPVHSPAPVPHPPVSPVPRSFVAVQGVVYVKSCKYASVDTLLGALPLLDATVKLQCNNTRYKLVQTAKTDKNGYFFLEAPKSITTYGAHKCNVVLVSAPNGLKPSNLHGGITGALLRPQKPYVSDSKLPFFLYTVGPLAFQPNCPK; encoded by the exons ATGGGTTGTTACTATTACACAG AAAATGGCACTACCAGTTCTACTCCTTCTGAGCTCCTTCCTCACTGTTTTTGCTCAAGACCTTCACACTATCCCACCCTCTTCTCCTTCATCACCTCATCACCCCCACCATCCCCTCATCACCCCCACCATCCCCACCACCCACACCCTCTCTCTCCTACTTCAGCACCACTCCACTCTCCTGCTTACCCACCacaccaccagcaccaccaccaccactcacCAGCACCGGCTCCAGTGGCCCATCACCACCTCCCACCCACACCGACCCCCACTCCTCTCCACCCACCACATTACACTCCCACCCCTGCACCTGCACACCCTCCTGTTCACTCGCCAGCTCCAGTGCCACACCCTCCGGTTTCTCCTGTTCCAAGAAGCTTCGTAGCAGTTCAAGGTGTTGTCTATGTCAAGTCCTGCAAGTATGCTTCTGTTGACACTCTCTTGGGAGCCCTACCTCTCCTTG ATGCCACTGTGAAGCTCCAATGCAACAACACAAGGTACAAGTTGGTCCAAACAGCCAAGACTGACAAGAACGGTTACTTCTTCCTTGAGGCACCAAAGTCCATAACCACCTACGGTGCTCACAAATGCAATGTCGTGTTGGTCAGTGCGCCCAATGGCCTCAAACCCTCTAACCTCCATGGCGGTATCACCGGTGCTCTTCTAAGGCCACAGAAACCCTATGTCTCAGACTCCAAGCTTCCCTTCTTCCTCTACACTGTTGGGCCTCTTGCTTTTCAGCCCAATTGCCCAAAATGA